A stretch of DNA from Diceros bicornis minor isolate mBicDic1 chromosome 41, mDicBic1.mat.cur, whole genome shotgun sequence:
ACACCTGCTACGCACTGGCCTCACACAGAGGAGCTCACGGAATCCCATGCTTTATAGAGAaggtaactgaggctcagagaaggtaagtCTCAGGGTGCCGGCCACCTAcctagtaagtagcagagacgGGACTCAAACCTAGGCCCAACAAACTCTCAAGTTCATGTTCTTTCCACTGCAACCTCCCTCTAGCAGGCCCCTCACTGAGCCTCTCCTACCGCAAAGGTCTTCACACAGTCGGTCAGTGGGCCAGCGGGCCCATCACAGTGGCTAAGTGTGCCCAGGGCCCAGGCATGCCCTTCTCTCCCTGGAATCAGGAGTAAAAGGCCCACATCTGGTCCAGGTCCAAGTCTAACCAGGAGGCCCTGAATGTCACAGCAGCTACTATGACCATCATCACTCACTGAGAAAGGTCTGCAACGGATCCTGGTTCAGCTGGGTGCAGACCCCAGGAAACCCACCAAACAAAGATGCCTGCCTGCCACCGGGATCCCTTCACACTGACCCGTTCACTGCCATACAGGCAGCCGTCAGCGCTAAGGGCTTCGTGATGGGGGAAGCCTTCAGGCCCCAGTGCTGTGGGGAAGCCCAGGGCCCCCTCTCTCAGAGGGCTCACCTGCTTTCTGCTGCTGGGTCAGTCTTTGGGGCTGCTCTTGGAGGTCCTCCAGGGTCCGCAGCCCTTCCCGGTACCACCGGTCCGCAGTCTTTACTCCGACCCCGAAGATCTGGGTGAAGAGCTGTGCAGAGGAGGAGCACAACACACTCAGGAGCGGAGCTCCTACAGCCAGATGCAGACACGACACTGACCTGTGAAGGGCGTGTCCTAGGCCAGCACCACTGCGGCGTTTCAGCAGCAGCCTCACTAAGTCATCACGCAGCCTAGCAAGTGCCATCCCCACTCGCACTTTTTGAGTTTGAGCAacgtgcccaaggccacacagagtGCACAGGCAGGATTCAAGCCCCAAGCCTGGCCTATGCAGCCCACCCTCACAGGGGACGGCAGGGAAGGACCCCACGTGCTatccccctctctgggccttggacCCGTCCTCTAGGAAAGGTCTCTCCCCAGAACTTGTCCAGTTCTAGCCTGTGATCCCAACACCACCAAAACAGTCATCCTAACAGTCGCTCAATCTCTGGGAAAACCATGCCGCTCCACCCATCAGCAGCTGGAACTTACGACTGTGGTTCTTCTCCATTATTAACAAACAGCAGAACTATGGGCACTTAAGCAGAGGGTTGTTTTAACAGGAGTTGGAGGGAACGCAAGCCTGGGGCTGGCTGGGGCTCTGTTCCAGGCTCACACAGCAGGTGTCACTGCCCGGCCACAGGTCAGCACAGACGTCCAGGCCGGTGGAAATGATGATGCTGGAGCCGACCTCTCATGGGGTGGCTGCTTGCCCTCACACCGGTCCCCCCACCACAGGGTGTGCCCtgaccctgggccaagcaagtCACCTGTCTCTTCCCCACCTACAGCCCGTTGGTCAGGGGTAGGCACCTGCCCTAGGCCGGCCACTCAGAGCCCCTCCTCAGGAATTGTTGGAACTGAAACAAGGTCAGGACCATGCAGTGGTGGAGGCTGTAACGTGTGGCAGGGCACCTCCTGTGGCCATATCTCGACCGGTAGAGGCAGCCAGTgtgcacagaggaggaagaacCGCCTGGGCACTTGAGTCCCCAAGCCCTGCCTCCTGCAGACCAGCTGCAGCCTTGCCCTTTCTGGGCTGTGCTGGCCATCCATCCTTGATCCCCTGAACCAAGAGCATGAGCTGGGTCACTGTCACCAACAGAATCCCAGCAGGAAAAATGCTGAGAATAGCCTAATCATATTGTGTATAACAATAGACTTCTCACCATTAACATACTTCTCTGCCGGCCTGGGGGCCTCTGGGGCTCTGGGCTGCCGGGGAGGAGGCAGCGCAGAGAAGAGGCAGCAGCTCTGCCCTCTGGGCACTTTCCCACTCACTAACTCCTGTGTTGCCACCACACTCCCCCGCTCCTGCCCCATTCTCTGTCTGTCTGAGCCCCTCCGTCCTTCACATGTGGCTTCTTTCCCTCTTTGAAGCCCCCTGTTGATCCTCACAACATTCTGGGCAACCTCCCACCCCACCAGGGAAGCCCCACTTCCCCGATAGTCACTGTCTGACAACCTCCAGCCACAAAACCAGGTGTCAGGGCCCCCCCCAAGAGCTGGGGTGGCTCCACATCAGATTAGAGACAGCAGGAAGGTGCACTGTGGACACAGGTGGACAACACCAAGAAATCAGTGCGCGAGATCATCAAACAGTGCAGTCTCGCAGACTCAATTGTCCCCGACACCCAGGAAAAGGCCACGTTTTGTTCGGTATGCTCTAAGATGCCAGAGCATGTAATAAACTTGAGAATACTCCATCAATACTTCAATAAGAACAGATGGTACTAAGTGATCTAGAAAATTCCCTGTGCTCAAAACAGGCTTCTCCTTGTCTGTCTCCATTTGGCTGCCTTGTGCGTATCAGGTGTCAGCTTAGCTGCCACTTCCTCAGCGAGACCTTCTCTGACCCCGGGGCGGGGCCCGCCGCCCCTGCTTGCCTCCAGTACATGAACTGTGCTGTCATTCTGGTGGACTGTGGGCCGTGTGCCCCTCCTGGGAACTGCCCTGCACGTACCTTCATGGTCTGGTACCTCTCTGAGAGCCGGACTGTCTCCACCTCCTCACACACTCCATGTTCCAGCAGCTCCTGGGGGAGGAGACAGAGCCGAGCTGGGGGGCCAAGGACAGGGGAGAACCCCAACACTCAGCAGGGGGCTCTGTGGTACCGCGATCCAGTGGGACTTGGAAATGGAGGCTGTGCCCAGGCAGGCAAGCAAAGCTCCTGGCCTCAAAGCTCCTCAGGCCCGGGATCGTGGGTCATTCCTCAGATAAGTAAACAACTGCTTTTCAAACACTGATGAATTCAACAGGACTTATTGAAAAGCATAACTGTATCAAAAGTATCGTTCTGTCACAACATATTCTCCCAGTGGTAAGTGTACAAAAGGACAACTCTACATTTTGGCTCCTCaaataatgtgtattttaaaaagaggtgCTCATACTCAGGTTCTCTTCCACCATCCTGGGCAGTATGGGCTGATGCCAACCATCCAGCCACCAGCCTGCCAGGCCCCTGGCAGCTCCCTTCCTTGAGTCCTCTCAACcaccctgaggcaggtggtgtggCCCCAATTTACATATGAGGAATCTGAGTGTACACGGCATCTTGCCACGGCGTGGGACCTGCCTCCATAGCTGGGCTCTGAACCCGGAGCCACTTGCTCTCACCAGGCTCCACGGCCTCCTCACCCACCCACTCTTGTTCACGACCCACCCTGCTAAGGGTGGTCAGCACGTACCTGGACGACCCTGCAGGAGTGTTCTCCAAAGTGGGGCAGCGCCTGCAGCTGGCTCAGGGCTGTAATGGGGCTGGGAAGGGCCTTGAGCACCGAGGCTGCTCTGCAGAAGGCCAGGAAGCGGCCTTCACTGCCTTCAAAGCCCGCTGCCTCTGCCAGCGTCTCCAGAGCCTCCTGCAGGGAGGGGCCCTTGGTgaggggcagggtgggcagggTGCCTCACCTCAACCCTCCAGCTGCCACCCACCTGTCCCCACAGGGCACAGTGGGGAGTGCTCACAGGAGCAGGCCTAGCTGCATCTCAGGGAGCCCAGGAACCCACATCTCACCGAGAGGCTGGTGTTGTGGTGTGTGAGGGGTGTGGGTCGCTGGCAGGCATAGGGCAGCATCCACACTGGGCTTGGCAGCCCCTTCCTGGGCACGGCCACCTGGTGATGAGCAACGTACAGGCCACTTTGAGGCTGCAGGGCTGACAGGGCCAGGCAGCCCCCAGAGCCTTGCCTCTCCTGGGGGGGTCACCTAGGGCTCTTGGGACAGAAGGAACAGACTCTGAGAGGCCAAAACTACCAGAGGCATGGGGCAGAGGCAGCGCTGCCCTGCAGAGCAGGCCAAGGACAGGCTCTTCAGGCCAGAATAGAGTAGTAACACCAGCCAACCGTCATGGCGCACTCTTCCTGCTGTTGTGCATGCTGCATGTGCTCCACCTCCCGAAATCCGCTCAACCAAGGGAGCTAGGGGTGCTTGTCACCCCCACCTTGTCCCCACAGACGGGGACACTAAGGCCTCAGGGCTcacaggcagagccaggatttgaatgtgGGCAGCCTGGCTCTGAGCCCTTGCCTGCATCCCCCACCTCTGCTCACCAGGAAGCACTGACGTGTGGCAGAGGCCGTGAACCTCACAGCACCCTGGGACAGCCTCCTGCTGGCCCTCTCATCTACTTGGTGAGCAAGAAAGGCCTAAAGAAGCTAAAAATGAGTTGACCCCAAGAGAGTGTACACCACTGATGAGAGCAGAAGCTGGGATGGCCTGGCCCCCTGGTGGTCTGGGCAGAGCTCTCACTGCCCACCTCATCTGAaggacactgaggcactgctGCCACGTCACCCGTCCCAGCTGAGCTGTGGCCTGCACTGGGGCTTTCTCTGTGGCCCCTCCCGTAATTCTCCAGCTGGCTCACCTCCAGGCGGTGCCGGCACTCCACAGGTACAGGCTGCCCAGCTGCCATGCTCTCTGTGAACCAGCTTATGTCCAGCAGCGCTGGGTGAGTGCAACCTGGGGGAGGGGCCATTGCCATGCGCTCCTGCCAGCAGATGGCCTCCTCTGCTGAAGTCTGCTCCATCACCACATGTGTCACCTCAGGGCTGGCCAGAGAGTGGGGAGGGGTGAGGCCCAGAGCCCTTTCCCAGGCCCACATCCTTCATACTTGCTCCATACCTCCAAGCCTTGCTCttactgtcccctctgcctggtaAGCACCTATTCATtcttcaaatgtcacttcctcagaaagACTTCCCGACCCCTTCTCCTGGCAGACGAACACCTCCACCCTCCAGCACCTGCAGAGCTGTGGTTCTCTGCTCTAGCTACCATCACAAACCCAGCCCGATTTtggttgtctgtctccctcttcccccaccccagagAAAGGAGTTCCTTAGGGGCCAGGAGCAGGAGGTCTTCATATAGGtgctggagccagactgcttgggtttgaaACTCAGCTCTGCCACACACTTGCTGTGTGCTCTTGGGCACAGCACTCACTTCTCTATACTttgatttcctcctctgtaaagcagAGAAAATAACTTATCTACCTTGTAGGGTGTGGTAAAGATTAAAGGAGCTAATAAGCAAAAGGGCTGAgatagtgcccagcacacaggaaGCTGCCATCACGGTCCTCTCCTGAGTGGGTCCAGCACACCCCTGGGAATGTTAattacgttaaaaaaaaaaaaaaaaaaggctgcagGGGGACTGGCCCCTGACTCATTTGCTCTTTCAACTTCAAAACTATGGGAACCTAGCTCCCTTACTCTCAGCATGATCTCTGTGGCCGCTATTTTTTGCTCCTCTTGAAGTCAAACTCAAGTCACTTTCTCAGCCTGGAAGGGAGAGAAGTCAGTTTGGCTAACAGGGCAAGATGAATTCACCTAAGACAGAGGCCGTTAGCCAATGATAGTGTCAACCAACCCACCGGGCTCCTTACACCCCCTCTGGCATACATTCTCTCCTTGTCCTATTTCTGAATACTGTTAGCACCTCttacaaaggaggaaatggagagaaaggCCATATGACCTTTAAGTGCCAGGGCTAACTTGGAATCCAAAAACCTGCGGCGCCCCTCCGCCCCAGGGCCAGCCGTGCGAGCCGTTTCAGATCTCAATATCCTCAGCTGTAAAGAAACACCGCAGGTGAAAGCGGCTGTCAGCTGCCGAGTTCCCAGCACGGGCATTTCGTGCTTAAGCCGGCACATCACGCAGCGGTGTCCTCCGGGCCACCGGGCACGAGGGCATGGCGACGCCGACACGGGTGTCCCTCGCTCCCCCGtgaggcggggctgtgggtgccgCACCCACCCCCAGACCCCGAGGAAGGTGTCCCCGGGAAGGCGGCCCCGCCGAGCCCCGAGCTTCGCCACGACCGCGCACCTGTAGGCGTCCAGGACGCAGAAGCCCTTGGAGAGCGCCAGGCGCGTGAGGAAAGCCCGGCGGCTGCGGCCCATGCGCGGCTCGGCCAAGTAGATGGCCACGCCGGGGAAGCGCGCCGCGGAGGGGGCGGCGGCGCCCGGGGACCCGACCCGCGCTCGCCGCCGTCTCGGGAGCATCGGGGCGCCGGCCGCAGGAGGCGCCCGCCGGAGGCAgggggagggcgggcgggggCCGGAAGGAAGGAGGGCGGAAATCGGAAGGAAGGCGGCCGGAAGCCGACTGGAAGGGGAAGTGGCCCGGCTCCACCGTGAGGCAGGCCCCGCCCCCCGGCCGCTCGGGCCGCGGTGAAGGTCCCGGCTCCCACCGGCTTGGGTGGCCCCGCCTCTGTGCAGATACACCGGAGGACGCGCCGTTTAGTTCAATTCCTCTCGCGGAGAGCCGGGTCAGGGTCCTGGGGCCGCTGCAGGGAGAGACCCGGGGGGGGCGGGGCCGTGGAGGGAGGAGGCGGAAGGTTGGGGTGGGTCCTCGGCGGACGGAGACTCGAGGGATTCGTTCTCGGGAGGCGGGGAAAAGGACGTCCATCCTCGGTGGGGGCGTGGGGGCACTGGCCGCAGTCCCTGCCGGCTACCCGCTCTGGCCGTGCAGACCGCACTAGAGCCGCGGGGCGGGCGGGGTCCCGAACGGCGGAGCGGGGCGGGTGCGCGAGCTTGGAACGTGCGCGTGGAGCGGCCGCTTCCAGCTCCTGGAAAGGTTTTTCAGTCGAATGGCGTTAGGGCAGTTGGCTGGCCATTTGGAAAAATAGAAGTTGGCTCCCTCCCTCACTGCTTAACACCAAAATAAAATCCAGATGGATCAAACATTCAAatctaaaagagaaacaaaaatgtacTGGAAAGTCAATGAATGTTTTATAGTCTAAATTATCACAATAAACCTGGAGAGACCGAAGGAAAAGAATGATAACGACTacatacaaattaaaattaaaattaaaaggcaaactgGAGAAAAAGTGTATGACACATTTTGAAATTGTCTAATTCCTGTAATTATGaaattgacaaaataaaaaagaaaaagacaatgatCTAATGGAAAAATTGGCAAGAACACCAGTAGGCAGTTCACAGAAGAAATACTGCTCAGACTTACACCAGATTCCCTGACCTATCCACTCATTACAGAAGTGCAAATTTAAATGAGAATATCTTCACCTGTCGCGTTATCAAACGTTTAAAAAATTCATCACACATGTTGAAGGCGTGAGGGAATTGGCAATTTGGAGGAGGGACTTTTGGAAGCCAATTTGGCAACCGTatccaacaaaacgaaaagaaaaatcacacccAGCAATTCCTTTTCCAAGAttaggattgtgttgaatctctaGCTCAAGCTGGGAAAGCCGACTGGACCACATCGAGTGTTCCTGTGTGTCTCTCTTATTTCAGGCACTGTGGTTTGGAACCTCTTTGTTGTAGCAGTGTAGCCGTGCTCAGATGAACAGATGGGGCAGGCCCGGCGTGACCCCTGTTCCCAGCCCTCTCCTCCACCTTCGCCCCCTGCATCCTTTCTCTATCACGTGCAGTGGGCCCAGGGCTGAGGAGGCAGGTGCCTCAGCCCAGGCCTCCTCTTGGCCTGCCACACGGGCTCCCAGCCTGCCCTCCCGGGTCCCAGGACACATACTCCGCAGCCAGGAGGCCTGGGTTGTGGCCCCTCTCTCATCTGCCTGTGCTCATTTCTCCTCCTGCCAGCAGGGAAGAGGGAGCTCCCCAGGCCTCCATAAGGGGTCAGAGCCTAGTTCCCCCTCTGTAGGTCCTGCCTCACCTCGGGGAACAGCCGTCTATCTCTTAAAACCATTTCCTTTCCTCTTAATGTCCTCTGTCCCTGCTGGCCAGGGCACCTGTGTTCCCTCCTGGGGAGGCAGAGGCAGCTTTTAATACCCATCACACCTGAATACTTAAAACGCTGGGCATCTTGCAAAAATGAGGGACACAGAGCCTTCCACAGGCCCAGGGAGGTTTTGGGAGGGGCGGGTGGCCCTCAGTGTCCACGGAGTGGAGGCCTGGGCACCAGTGGGCAAGGCCATGGCCTTGTTGGGTGGtgttttcctctcctcctctccctggaccACCAGCTCACCGCTCAGCCAGCTGGGAAGCAGAAAGTTCAGCTTTCTATTTCCAGAAAACCCGGCTTGGGGTTCCCAGATGCCGAGGTCCCCAGCCACTTGCTCCCCACGCTGAGATCACCCCCTAAAAAGTTAGGCTGCACAGATGACCTGGCTGGGTGCTTTCAGCTGCCCTGAGTGTGCGCTGTGGCTGTCTCATGCTGTGTTTTGGGTTAGTTTTACCCCGGTGTATGAGCTTGGATTTTTCCAAGATGAATCTCATTGAGCTGTTTCCTGTTCCTACTTCCAGATGGAAGAAGTCCCCGGGGGTGATTTTTCAGTCCTCATGACCTTCGCAAAACCTCCCAGCGGAGCGCCTTCTTTGAAGTTCACTTCAGCGCCGTTGTGCCTCTCCTTGGCCTGTGCATCCAGGACTCTGCCCTAGCTCTGGGGCCCGCCCCCCGTCGGGTCATGTCTCCTGCAGGCTGCTTGCCCGCAACGTTCCAGAAAGTGTGTGGTCAgactgctgatgctgctggactGGAGCTCCTGAGGGCCGCCGGCCCGGATGCTGTGGCCTCTGGtgctggccctgggccttcctgagCTATCCACCACACCACTGTGGGTTTGGGTTACCTGGTCTATCGGTCAGCTCAGGCtgacataacaaaataccacagactggtcggcttaaacaacagaaacttacttctcacagttctggaggccggaagtgtAAGATCAGGTGCCAGCAGAGTCCGTGTTGGTGAGGGCTCTCTCGTGAGTTACAGACGGggtcttgctgtgtcctcacacgtcGGCACTAATCCCATCCAGGGGGGCGccaccctcgtgacctaatcacctcccaaaggcccacctcctaacaccagcGCTTTGGGCGTCAGGattccaacatgtgaattttggagggacacagacAGGCTCTATAGAAGAAAGAGGTAGGGGAATGGGGGCCTGGGGCAGCATCTGGAGTGGGGAGACTGGACCAGAGGGGTGGAGAAGAAGCCTGACTGCTTCCTGCCATGGGGATTTGGCCTGAGAATGATGGAGAAGAGATGGGTCCTTAGAAAGAAGGCTCTTTGGGTTCATTTGTCCAACCAGCCCTGGCTCACGGTTGGCAACGGGGAGGGCTGAGGGGTCCCAAAGGCTTACGAGAAGAGGGGTGTTTGCTGACCTAAACTCCATTGCAAATTGACAAAGTTGTCCACTCTTTCCACCAcagattattccatttatatgagggcAGAATATTACATTCTTGAACAAACAAACCCAAtgtcatttatttagatattttcccATTTACTACTGttatcatcaaaatgaaacacagatagGACCAGAAGGAGTTCCAGTTACTGGCTTTAAGGAGAGTCCTGGGCTGGAAAGTTTGGCTGAATGCTCAAGGTTGTCATGGACGGTGGCCCAGCGGGTGGAGGGTCCGGAGAGGTCAGACGGGGGGGCAGCTCGCTGCCTCAGGACGTGGGCAGGTCAAGGTCACAGGCCATCCGTCCCTGAGGTGGCAGCTCAAGAGGGTATCCATGGGCAGGGCGCCATGCAGATGGAAGGGGGTGGCATCTGGGTGCAGTGGGGGGGGGCATGCTAGTCAGTACAACTGCTGACGTTTGTGGAAGGCTTGGTATAGGCCAAAGCACTGTGCTAAttaattgttatatttttcttctcttctcaatTGTATAGAATTGGTACTACAGGcacacctcagagatattgtgggtttggttccagaccaccacaataaggcaaatatcacaataaagtgagtcacatgaattttttggtttcccagtgcgtataaaatttatgtttacactatactgtagtttattaagtgtgcaatagcattatgtctgaaAACAATGTATGtatcttaataaaaaaatacttcattgctaaaaaaatgctaaccatcatctgagccttcagcgaatcgtaatctttttgctggtggagggtcttgtagaAAACGCAGTATCCgtgaagtgcaataaagcgaggtatgcctgtattgtcATTTTTCCTATCTTAGAGAGAAACtgagggttagagctaaagtacTATTTCCAAGGTTACAGCACACAGAGGCATAACTACGAGTTAAACACTGGCTGTCTGACTTCCGAGCATCCTCGCaacaattcattcaacaaaattgtGTTGTGCGCCAAGCTCTGTTGTAAGTGCGGTGGGTACAGCATACAAGACATGCAGAAATTGCTGCCTTTGTTGCATTTTGGGGAggcaagacagacagacagcaaTCAAACAAGGAGAATGTCTACTGTGCTAGATGGTGCAGTCGGGTAGAGTGGGTGTGGTTGCACAAGCCCCTCTCAGCTGTACCCCCGTTTTCAGTGTGCCTCTAATGCGCTCCCCGGCAAGAGGTGGGGTCTAGTCCCCTCCTCTAATTCTGGGATGGCCCTGGGACTTGCACGGACcaacagaatgcagcagaagtgacatTGTGGGCTCTGCGGGCTTGGCTAGAAGAGGGCTTGCGGCTTCCATTTCTGCGCTCTTGGAAGGCGGCTGCGTGTAAAGAAGCTTGGGCTGGCCTATGGGTGATGAGAGGCCACATGAAGAGAGAACCGAGGCGCCAGAGTGACTCCGGCTTCCTGCTGACGCCATTGCATGGGGGACTAGCTGGTGCCACGTGGAGCAGCCAGTTCGCAGAATCATGAGGAATAATCTATCACCGCTGGTTTAAACCATTCAGCTTTGGGGCACTTTGTTACACAGCAGCAGATGACTGAAGCCATGTCCATCCACAAGAAGACAAGATAGGGACCtgtgtgtctggcacagagtgagcAGGGGAGGGGCAGAAAGTGAGGCCCATCCGCCCCTGAAAGGACTTGGACTTTCccccagaggagaggagaggctggGTGCAGAGGCCAGACGTGATCCGGCTCAGCTTTCACAGGCTTCCTGCTGCTGTCTGGAGAGCAGACTGAGGGGCAAGGGAGAGCCAGGAGACCCCTCCGAGAGGCCTCTGCACTCatccaggtgagcagggagggtgACCAGATCAGGGGAGGCGTGTGAGTAGAACCAACAAGACTGGTCAGTGGGTCGAATCTGGCTGTCAGAAAAAGGAAGGGTTTGCTCCAGCTGCAGAAAGGTGGGGGTTGCCATGTCCTGAGATGGGGCAGCTTGTGGGGAGCTCAGGAGTAGGGCTTCCAACAGGTACCCTGAGACCCCACAGAAACCAAGGCAGGGGGTGAGGGTGCAGTGTGACAGATGCGGCCAGCACCTGGGAGGGGCGCGGTCTACAGCTCCAGGTTAGGGGATCCTCAGGTGAGGAGATCACCCGGAGGGAGCAGAGATGCAGAGGATGTGCGAGCACTGAGCCCGGGCTCCCCCAAATCAGAGGAGGGAGActgtccccagggcaggggaacaCCGGGCCAGGAGGCATCCTAGAATCCACATGGAAAGGCTTTCCGATGCCTGTCAGATGAAGACTCAGGAGGGAGCTGTCGCTGGGGGTCTGACGGAGCGGTTCTGGTGGTGAGTGGGCAAGGGCCTGCCCTCTTCTCTTCCAGATGCCCTTCATGTTCTGTCCTCTTCGAAGTGATGCC
This window harbors:
- the POLM gene encoding DNA-directed DNA/RNA polymerase mu isoform X2 — encoded protein: MLPRRRRARVGSPGAAAPSAARFPGVAIYLAEPRMGRSRRAFLTRLALSKGFCVLDAYSPEVTHVVMEQTSAEEAICWQERMAMAPPPGCTHPALLDISWFTESMAAGQPVPVECRHRLEVAVPRKGLPSPVWMLPYACQRPTPLTHHNTSLSEALETLAEAAGFEGSEGRFLAFCRAASVLKALPSPITALSQLQALPHFGEHSCRVVQELLEHGVCEEVETVRLSERYQTMKLFTQIFGVGVKTADRWYREGLRTLEDLQEQPQRLTQQQKAGLQHHQDLGALVQRPDVEALQQVVEAAVGQALPGATVTLAGGFRRGKLQGHDVDFLITHPQEGREAGLLPRVMCCLKKQGLVLYHQYSRREDPSHLTQQSHTMDAFERSFCIFRLPQPPGAAVGGPRWPCPAWKAVRVDLVVAPISQFPFALLGWTGSKHFERELRRFSWKERGLRLSSHGLFDPEQVCCWGPAWNPQGPRVAPHPGARLCLPFQLLPMPLSGKPPWWWAWLPGTKAPTRLVEDVFPCGFRGRHLQTSEP
- the POLM gene encoding DNA-directed DNA/RNA polymerase mu isoform X5; the protein is MLPRRRRARVGSPGAAAPSAARFPGVAIYLAEPRMGRSRRAFLTRLALSKGFCVLDAYSPEVTHVVMEQTSAEEAICWQERMAMAPPPGCTHPALLDISWFTESMAAGQPVPVECRHRLEVAVPRKGLPSPVWMLPYACQRPTPLTHHNTSLSEALETLAEAAGFEGSEGRFLAFCRAASVLKALPSPITALSQLQALPHFGEHSCRVVQELLEHGVCEEVETVRLSERYQTMKLFTQIFGVGVKTADRWYREGLRTLEDLQEQPQRLTQQQKAGLQHHQDLGALVQRPDVEALQQVVEAAVGQALPGATVTLAGGFRRGKLQGHDVDFLITHPQEGREAGLLPRVMCCLKKQGLVLYHQYSRREDPSHLTQQSHTMDAFERSFCIFRLPQPPGAAVGGPRWPCPAWKAVRVDLVVAPISQFPFALLGWTGSKHFERELRRFSWKERGLRLSSHGLFDPEQKTFFHAASEEDIFRHLSLEYLPPEQRNA
- the POLM gene encoding DNA-directed DNA/RNA polymerase mu isoform X7, producing the protein MLPRRRRARVGSPGAAAPSAARFPGVAIYLAEPRMGRSRRAFLTRLALSKGFCVLDAYSPEVTHVVMEQTSAEEAICWQERMAMAPPPGCTHPALLDISWFTESMAAGQPVPVECRHRLEVAVPRKGLPSPVWMLPYACQRPTPLTHHNTSLSEALETLAEAAGFEGSEGRFLAFCRAASVLKALPSPITALSQLQALPHFGEHSCRVVQELLEHGVCEEVETVRLSERYQTMKLFTQIFGVGVKTADRWYREGLRTLEDLQEQPQRLTQQQKAAPPGPGRPGPKARRGGPAAGGGGSCGAGPSWGHCHAGRRLPEGLVLYHQYSRREDPSHLTQQSHTMDAFERSFCIFRLPQPPGAAVGGPRWPCPAWKAVRVDLVVAPISQFPFALLGWTGSKHFERELRRFSWKERGLRLSSHGLFDPEQKTFFHAASEEDIFRHLSLEYLPPEQRNA
- the POLM gene encoding DNA-directed DNA/RNA polymerase mu isoform X3: MLPRRRRARVGSPGAAAPSAARFPGVAIYLAEPRMGRSRRAFLTRLALSKGFCVLDAYSPEVTHVVMEQTSAEEAICWQERMAMAPPPGCTHPALLDISWFTESMAAGQPVPVECRHRLEVAVPRKGLPSPVWMLPYACQRPTPLTHHNTSLSEALETLAEAAGFEGSEGRFLAFCRAASVLKALPSPITALSQLQALPHFGEHSCRVVQELLEHGVCEEVETVRLSERYQTMKLFTQIFGVGVKTADRWYREGLRTLEDLQEQPQRLTQQQKAGLQHHQDLGALVQRPDVEALQQVVEAAVGQALPGATVTLAGGFRRASGEHGPRSQTGPLRGKLQGHDVDFLITHPQEGREAGLLPRVMCCLKKQGLVLYHQYSRREDPSHLTQQSHTMDAFERSFCIFRLPQPPGAAVGGPRWPCPAWKAVRVDLVVAPISQFPFALLGWTGSKHFERELRRFSWKERGLRLSSHGLFDPEQKTFFHAASEEDIFRHLSLEYLPPEQRNA
- the POLM gene encoding DNA-directed DNA/RNA polymerase mu isoform X4 translates to MLPRRRRARVGSPGAAAPSAARFPGVAIYLAEPRMGRSRRAFLTRLALSKGFCVLDAYSPEVTHVVMEQTSAEEAICWQERMAMAPPPGCTHPALLDISWFTESMAAGQPVPVECRHRLEVAVPRKGLPSPVWMLPYACQRPTPLTHHNTSLSEALETLAEAAGFEGSEGRFLAFCRAASVLKALPSPITALSQLQALPHFGEHSCRVVQELLEHGVCEEVETVRLSERYQTMKLFTQIFGVGVKTADRWYREGLRTLEDLQEQPQRLTQQQKAGLQHHQDLGALVQRPDVEALQQVVEAAVGQALPGATVTLAGGFRRASGEHGPRSQTGPLRGKLQGHDVDFLITHPQEGREAGLLPRVMCCLKKQGLVLYHQYSRREDPSHLTQQSHTMDAFERSFCIFRLPQPPGAAVGGPRWPCPAWKAVRVDLVVAPISQFPFALLGWTGSKHFERELRRFSWKERGLRLSSHGLFDPEQGSHHGGGHGSQALRLLLAL